A genomic segment from Desulfonatronum lacustre DSM 10312 encodes:
- a CDS encoding type II secretion system protein GspD, which produces MSRTSGHESRSVALEDLLTAPLLPAAWGVGGLVLICLLLAILTGCKTVQPAAQLQYTPPAPVLQRDTQPIVRIPQKDPDMRLISSHRPTSQDRAMRSGFRHPDSDTKIKEVFFQDVPLHIAAELFNEVGGVNLMLQGEVTEKKVRLFLRDVTLGSAVEALLRGNELWFRTDGRVTAVMTEQAFADTMVFHQSEKIQAFFMRYTNAQDMAALLATLLGPEVEFRDMSGQSVYGHLEAHSVGSSADEPGKLDDLTAEERRRLVQLGEAETTQHMEEASSALGRRLPAIVTVFKKNNSIVVRSMDEGLLRHITGMIRELDTPVRQVLLEVRIVRLELGDGFQSFFDFSYGDFGNTSDRNISRDGFYQTDFTTLGGVGQLATDTLSYVFSTDLLNARMQLFAQENRLNTIASPFLMTADNAEVRFFVGKQVPLRTGVTKETIRASDLQDLVIFMPQISNRELGTDLEIKSFINADRTITMEIVALIESANLNVSSITLINDATGTPITFPLDGVDKSELQSILSVPTGNTVALGGFIDIEDQDYEQKVPLLGDVPVLGYLFKKVERRASRTETVILITPHVMGAPDEAPDTTRRFLERSSRVLDEAEEAKERVIPEGMLFKPVEE; this is translated from the coding sequence GTGAGTAGGACATCCGGCCACGAATCGCGGAGCGTTGCCCTGGAAGACCTGCTTACGGCCCCTTTGCTTCCGGCGGCTTGGGGAGTGGGGGGGCTGGTTCTGATCTGCCTGCTTTTGGCAATTCTCACGGGCTGCAAGACCGTACAGCCCGCGGCCCAGCTTCAGTACACGCCGCCAGCTCCGGTATTGCAGCGCGACACCCAGCCCATCGTGCGCATTCCCCAGAAAGATCCGGACATGCGGTTGATTAGTTCGCATCGCCCCACGTCCCAGGACCGGGCCATGCGTTCGGGTTTTCGGCATCCTGACAGCGATACGAAGATCAAGGAGGTTTTCTTCCAGGATGTTCCTCTGCATATCGCGGCGGAACTCTTCAATGAGGTGGGCGGCGTCAACCTCATGCTTCAGGGAGAGGTGACTGAAAAGAAAGTCCGTCTGTTTTTGCGCGACGTGACCTTGGGTTCGGCCGTGGAGGCCTTGTTGCGAGGCAACGAACTGTGGTTCCGCACGGACGGCCGGGTGACCGCAGTGATGACCGAGCAAGCCTTTGCCGACACCATGGTCTTTCACCAATCCGAGAAGATCCAGGCATTTTTCATGCGCTACACCAATGCCCAGGACATGGCCGCCCTTTTGGCCACGCTGCTCGGCCCGGAGGTGGAATTCCGGGACATGAGCGGGCAGTCGGTCTACGGGCATTTGGAGGCCCATAGCGTGGGCAGCAGCGCGGATGAGCCGGGTAAGCTCGATGACCTTACGGCGGAAGAGCGACGCAGGCTTGTGCAGTTGGGCGAGGCCGAGACCACCCAGCACATGGAAGAGGCCAGCAGTGCCCTGGGCCGTCGGTTGCCGGCCATCGTCACGGTGTTCAAGAAGAACAATTCCATTGTGGTTCGATCCATGGACGAGGGGCTGTTGCGGCACATCACCGGCATGATCCGGGAACTGGATACCCCGGTCCGTCAGGTGTTGCTGGAGGTACGGATCGTAAGGCTGGAGCTGGGAGACGGCTTTCAGTCGTTCTTCGATTTTTCCTATGGAGATTTCGGGAATACCAGTGACCGGAACATCAGTCGGGATGGGTTCTATCAAACCGATTTCACCACCCTGGGAGGCGTGGGACAATTGGCGACGGATACCTTGTCCTATGTTTTCTCAACGGATCTGCTCAATGCGCGCATGCAGCTTTTCGCCCAGGAAAACCGGTTGAACACCATAGCTTCCCCGTTTCTGATGACCGCGGACAACGCCGAGGTCCGTTTCTTCGTGGGCAAGCAGGTCCCGTTGCGCACGGGAGTGACTAAGGAGACCATCCGGGCCAGCGACCTGCAGGACCTAGTCATCTTCATGCCCCAGATCAGCAACCGGGAACTGGGCACGGACCTGGAGATCAAGAGCTTCATCAATGCGGATCGGACCATCACAATGGAGATCGTGGCTCTCATCGAGTCCGCGAATTTGAACGTCTCCAGCATCACCTTGATCAACGACGCGACGGGGACACCGATCACCTTTCCCCTGGACGGCGTGGACAAGAGCGAACTGCAATCCATCCTCTCCGTACCCACGGGCAACACCGTGGCCCTGGGCGGATTCATCGACATCGAGGACCAAGACTACGAACAAAAAGTCCCGCTTCTGGGGGACGTCCCTGTCCTGGGCTACCTGTTCAAAAAGGTGGAACGCAGAGCATCGCGCACGGAAACCGTCATCCTGATCACCCCGCACGTCATGGGCGCACCTGACGAAGCCCCGGACACGACCCGCCGTTTTCTGGAAAGAAGCAGCCGGGTTTTGGACGAGGCGGAAGAGGCGAAAGAGCGCGTGATTCCGGAGGGTATGTTGTTTAAGCCGGTGGAAGAGTGA
- a CDS encoding CopG family antitoxin — protein MNTIPYLDQEEQEMIESIHRNNYQQPPDMAAEMRAFSDLVDRTINKKKAISIRLLESDIQKIKAKAIREGIPYQTLISSLIHKYANDRISSSVM, from the coding sequence ATGAACACCATCCCCTACCTGGACCAGGAAGAGCAGGAGATGATCGAATCGATCCACCGGAACAACTATCAACAGCCCCCGGACATGGCCGCGGAGATGCGGGCTTTTTCAGACCTGGTCGACAGGACGATCAACAAAAAAAAAGCCATCAGCATCCGCCTCCTGGAATCCGACATCCAAAAAATCAAGGCCAAGGCCATCCGGGAAGGCATCCCGTACCAAACATTGATCAGTTCCCTGATCCACAAGTATGCCAATGACAGGATATCGTCCTCGGTGATGTGA
- a CDS encoding type IV pilus twitching motility protein PilT: MTTITQQIVKEHKPESMEELLAKTVELDASDLHLTYGEPPVFRIGGDLRPMSCEAYAHEEIRGLLDQVMPPRYATVLEEKRSVDFAVSSSSVGRFRFAAYYQRGALSLAIRLLAKGIPDFQSLGLPQSMARLPTFRDGLVLVTGVTGSGKSTTLAAIIDAINRAERKNIITVEDPIEYVHQNCNCIINQRELHTDVHSFPDALRDSLRADPDVILVGEIRDLDTMRTAIMAAETGHLVFSTLHSKDAMSSVNRMVGSFPAGEQTQIRQQLSSTLRAVVSQRLLLRADKCGRVPAVELMFATTGISNLIRLAKDDMIYSAIETGQCDGMQTMEQSLVGLMETGLISSETALLSAKNQEMMRNRLTLRGLLNTGTCTSRSRVRPVPSSVGNGAR; encoded by the coding sequence ATGACCACCATCACTCAACAAATCGTAAAAGAGCACAAGCCCGAGAGCATGGAGGAACTGTTGGCCAAGACCGTGGAGTTGGATGCTTCGGATTTGCATCTGACCTATGGCGAGCCGCCGGTGTTCCGGATTGGCGGGGATCTGCGGCCCATGAGTTGCGAGGCGTATGCGCATGAGGAGATTCGGGGTTTGCTTGATCAGGTCATGCCGCCGCGCTACGCGACGGTGCTGGAGGAGAAGCGCTCTGTGGACTTTGCCGTGAGCAGCTCCTCGGTGGGACGGTTTCGGTTCGCGGCCTATTATCAACGCGGGGCCTTGTCTCTGGCCATCCGCCTTCTGGCCAAGGGCATCCCGGATTTTCAGAGCCTGGGCCTGCCGCAGAGCATGGCCCGGCTGCCCACGTTCCGGGACGGGCTGGTGCTGGTCACCGGCGTGACCGGCTCGGGCAAGTCCACCACCCTGGCGGCGATCATCGACGCCATCAACCGGGCGGAGCGCAAGAACATCATCACGGTGGAGGACCCCATCGAGTACGTGCACCAGAACTGCAACTGCATCATCAATCAGCGGGAGCTGCACACGGACGTGCACTCCTTTCCCGACGCGCTGCGCGACTCCCTGCGCGCGGACCCGGACGTGATCCTGGTGGGCGAAATCCGGGACCTGGACACCATGCGCACCGCGATCATGGCCGCGGAAACCGGGCACCTGGTTTTTTCCACCCTGCACTCCAAGGATGCCATGTCCAGCGTGAACCGCATGGTGGGTTCGTTCCCGGCCGGGGAACAGACCCAGATCCGGCAGCAGCTTTCCTCCACCCTGCGGGCCGTGGTCTCCCAGCGGCTTTTGCTTCGGGCGGACAAGTGCGGACGGGTTCCGGCGGTGGAATTGATGTTCGCCACCACGGGCATTTCGAACCTGATCCGGCTGGCCAAGGACGACATGATCTACTCGGCCATCGAAACCGGCCAGTGCGACGGCATGCAGACCATGGAGCAATCCCTCGTCGGCCTGATGGAGACCGGATTGATCTCCAGCGAGACGGCCCTGCTTTCGGCCAAGAACCAGGAAATGATGCGCAATCGCCTGACTTTGCGCGGCCTTCTGAATACCGGGACGTGTACGTCCAGGAGCCGGGTTCGTCCGGTGCCTTCAAGTGTCGGAAATGGAGCCAGATAG
- a CDS encoding GspE/PulE family protein, with translation MMTRGDRFGGYLVQQGLITGENLEHVLSVQRVVQEKIGQLLVREGLLSEDQVMRALSEFTKIPLYIGNGTPSDPRVVRLIPEKMARRAGVMPLMRNEANELLLACNGPVPRAMLQNISRLVRAPVRLVLVTERQLRKLQQMAYAREFDTTIDFRTQAVNGEDLNVVVELLEKLMVRAISQNNVSDIHFEPEMDGFLVRFREDGMLRRVESLPAAMGQKLISRIKVLANLDIAERRAPQDGSFAFQPTRLKVEVEAVNLRVSILPVNYGEKAVLRLLPPHDEEVRLDSLGMDEKSLTRFKSILRSPHGLILVTGPTGSGKSTTLYGALQLLRSDTTNITSLEDPVELTLRGVNQTQVDGGVRLDFASGLRSILRQDPDIIMVGEIRDTDTLRVSLRASITGHLVLSTLHTNDAPSSFSRLLDMGGESFLVAVSARAILAQRLVRLVCAHCKQPRPVNRAELDMLGLRDTPEGAFMIHRSLNGCELCNHKGYSGRVGLFELLVVDEELRERIMHGATTHEIARTAKAAGNYRSLLEDGVDKVKMGLTTPEEIMRVTME, from the coding sequence ATGATGACTCGCGGCGACCGCTTCGGCGGCTACCTGGTCCAGCAGGGCCTGATCACCGGGGAGAACCTGGAGCATGTTCTGTCCGTACAGCGGGTGGTCCAGGAAAAGATCGGTCAGTTGCTGGTCCGGGAAGGATTGCTCTCCGAGGATCAGGTGATGCGGGCCTTGTCCGAGTTCACCAAGATTCCCCTGTACATCGGAAACGGGACGCCCTCGGATCCTCGTGTGGTGCGCCTGATTCCCGAAAAAATGGCTCGCCGGGCCGGGGTGATGCCCTTGATGCGCAACGAGGCCAATGAACTCTTGCTGGCCTGCAACGGACCGGTGCCCCGGGCCATGCTCCAGAATATTTCCCGCCTGGTCCGTGCCCCGGTGCGTCTGGTTCTGGTCACGGAGCGGCAACTGCGCAAGCTCCAGCAGATGGCCTACGCCCGGGAATTCGACACCACGATCGACTTCCGGACTCAGGCGGTGAACGGTGAAGATCTGAACGTGGTGGTGGAGCTGCTGGAGAAGCTGATGGTCCGGGCCATTTCCCAGAACAACGTGTCGGACATTCACTTTGAACCGGAAATGGACGGCTTTCTGGTCCGCTTTCGCGAGGACGGGATGCTGCGCCGGGTGGAGTCCCTGCCCGCGGCCATGGGCCAAAAGCTGATCTCCCGGATCAAGGTTCTGGCCAACCTGGATATAGCTGAGCGCCGTGCGCCTCAGGACGGCTCCTTCGCCTTCCAGCCCACGCGGCTGAAGGTTGAGGTGGAGGCCGTGAACCTGCGCGTGTCCATCCTGCCGGTGAACTACGGCGAAAAAGCCGTACTCCGGCTGCTGCCGCCCCACGACGAGGAAGTCCGGCTGGACTCCCTGGGCATGGATGAGAAGAGTCTGACCAGATTCAAGTCCATCCTGCGCTCCCCGCATGGTCTGATCCTGGTCACCGGCCCCACGGGATCGGGGAAGTCCACGACCCTGTACGGGGCCCTGCAACTGCTGCGCTCGGATACGACGAACATCACCTCCCTGGAAGATCCGGTGGAACTGACCCTGCGCGGGGTGAACCAGACCCAGGTGGACGGCGGCGTGCGGCTGGACTTCGCCTCCGGGCTGCGGTCCATCCTGCGCCAGGACCCGGACATCATCATGGTCGGCGAGATCCGGGACACGGACACCCTACGGGTCTCCCTGCGGGCCTCCATCACCGGCCACCTGGTGCTCTCCACCCTGCACACCAACGACGCGCCCAGCTCCTTTTCCCGGCTCCTGGACATGGGCGGGGAGTCCTTCCTGGTGGCCGTCTCGGCCCGGGCCATCCTGGCCCAGCGCCTGGTGCGCCTGGTCTGCGCCCACTGCAAGCAACCCCGGCCCGTGAACCGGGCCGAACTGGACATGCTGGGCCTGCGGGACACGCCCGAGGGCGCGTTCATGATCCACCGTTCGCTCAATGGCTGCGAGCTGTGCAACCACAAGGGCTACAGCGGCCGGGTCGGCCTGTTCGAACTGCTGGTGGTGGACGAGGAACTGCGCGAACGCATCATGCACGGCGCCACAACCCACGAAATCGCCCGCACGGCCAAAGCCGCCGGCAACTACCGCTCCCTGCTGGAAGACGGCGTGGACAAGGTCAAAATGGGTTTGACTACGCCGGAGGAGATTATGCGGGTGACGATGGAATAG
- a CDS encoding type II secretion system F family protein — protein sequence MPYFDCRAMDPGGNMIRLRIEAESQGGAAAEARARGVTLISLEEAGGGGGFDAFSPTRFLPVTTKDKVLLFRMLATLVKSEVTVTQAIRILHDQTDRMNVKAVLAEVLSRVEGGSPLSDALSHHPRVFSPMMVNLIRAGEMGGILDTVFQRIADYIERRSSLRKKLMMSFFYPGIVLVVGLGVVVFMVLFVIPRFMGLIQGKLPPVTQFLMDSTAFLQDNGLNMLIGLGAGIGALAVMHAVPLTRYYLDRGKVYLPVIGPIIRLGVVVSFSRTFSLLLESRIPMVEALRATSATIPNTAVNAFLDRTVDRVMAGEPLSVTLKESWAFTPITMSMANIGEHSGLMSESMLTVAEVHEKLLEDKIARMSAMVEPALILTLGGVVGLVVYGLISGMLAMYAGSM from the coding sequence ATGCCCTATTTCGACTGCCGCGCCATGGATCCGGGCGGGAACATGATTCGGTTGCGCATCGAGGCTGAGAGTCAGGGGGGGGCGGCGGCTGAGGCGCGGGCCAGGGGGGTGACCCTGATATCCTTGGAAGAGGCCGGGGGCGGCGGCGGTTTTGATGCATTTTCGCCCACGCGGTTTCTGCCCGTGACCACCAAGGACAAGGTGCTTCTGTTTCGGATGCTGGCCACATTGGTCAAGTCCGAGGTCACGGTGACCCAGGCCATCCGCATTCTGCACGACCAGACCGATCGGATGAACGTCAAGGCCGTGCTGGCCGAGGTTCTGTCCAGGGTCGAGGGCGGTTCGCCGCTTTCCGATGCTTTGTCCCACCATCCGCGGGTGTTCTCGCCCATGATGGTCAATCTGATCCGGGCCGGGGAAATGGGGGGCATCCTGGACACGGTCTTTCAGCGCATCGCCGACTATATTGAACGCCGGTCCAGCTTGCGCAAAAAGCTGATGATGTCCTTCTTTTATCCGGGGATCGTGCTGGTGGTGGGCCTGGGCGTGGTGGTGTTCATGGTGTTGTTCGTGATTCCCCGGTTCATGGGGCTGATTCAGGGCAAGCTGCCGCCCGTGACCCAGTTTTTGATGGATTCCACCGCCTTTCTGCAGGACAACGGTCTGAACATGCTCATTGGCCTGGGCGCGGGGATCGGAGCGTTGGCCGTGATGCACGCCGTGCCCCTGACCAGATACTATCTGGATCGGGGCAAGGTCTATCTGCCGGTGATCGGGCCGATCATCCGCCTGGGCGTGGTGGTCTCCTTTTCGCGAACCTTCAGCCTGCTCCTGGAGAGCCGGATACCCATGGTGGAAGCCCTGCGGGCCACCAGCGCGACCATCCCGAATACGGCCGTGAACGCATTTTTGGACAGGACCGTGGACCGGGTCATGGCCGGAGAGCCGCTTTCCGTCACGCTCAAGGAGAGCTGGGCCTTCACGCCCATCACCATGTCCATGGCCAATATCGGCGAACACTCCGGCCTGATGAGCGAATCCATGCTCACCGTGGCCGAGGTGCATGAGAAACTGCTGGAGGACAAAATCGCCCGGATGAGCGCCATGGTCGAACCGGCCCTGATCCTGACCCTTGGCGGCGTGGTCGGGCTGGTGGTCTATGGGCTGATTTCCGGGATGCTGGCCATGTACGCCGGATCGATGTGA
- a CDS encoding peptidyl-prolyl cis-trans isomerase produces MSILRNTEMKLLFIFFIFAMLLGCQEVEVSHRTGGGAESDGSAVSKWMDESFLLAYARRMVDTKEHAGRVTPEYVLEHVLNMESLIREARDQGLTEMAEFRQAVHQFQAELLLRTLQPDLVAEVPRESITDEDARAFFEENIGMYSLPDTYAATVFHTLDEGEAGILGGAEDREALDAMAEDLPGVEVLALEPMPLGRFPGEWAECLQALELGECSPVVMHEDRFAVVCLEDARTNRTQDFEQRKEYIRNDVLYSRYRAAWGEAYEHLREKHGIEIDPEVAERFREKGEEIEMRDES; encoded by the coding sequence ATGTCGATTCTACGTAATACCGAGATGAAATTGCTTTTCATTTTTTTTATCTTCGCCATGCTGCTTGGATGCCAGGAGGTTGAGGTTTCGCATAGGACGGGCGGCGGGGCGGAGTCGGACGGCAGCGCCGTTTCGAAGTGGATGGACGAGTCGTTTCTGCTGGCTTACGCTCGCCGGATGGTCGATACCAAGGAACACGCCGGACGGGTCACGCCGGAATATGTGCTGGAGCATGTCCTGAATATGGAATCGCTGATTCGCGAGGCCCGGGACCAGGGTCTCACGGAGATGGCGGAATTCCGGCAGGCCGTGCATCAATTCCAGGCCGAACTGTTGCTGCGTACGTTGCAGCCGGATCTGGTCGCCGAAGTTCCGAGAGAGAGCATTACGGACGAGGATGCCCGGGCCTTTTTCGAGGAGAACATCGGGATGTACTCCCTGCCGGACACCTACGCGGCAACCGTTTTCCACACCCTGGATGAAGGCGAAGCGGGCATTCTGGGCGGCGCGGAAGATCGCGAGGCTCTGGACGCGATGGCCGAAGACTTACCGGGCGTGGAAGTGTTGGCCCTGGAGCCGATGCCCTTGGGGCGGTTTCCGGGCGAATGGGCGGAATGCCTCCAAGCACTGGAGCTCGGAGAATGCAGTCCGGTGGTGATGCACGAGGATCGCTTCGCGGTGGTGTGCCTGGAAGATGCGCGGACGAACCGAACGCAGGACTTCGAGCAGCGCAAGGAATACATCCGCAACGACGTCCTCTACTCCCGCTATCGCGCGGCCTGGGGCGAAGCCTACGAACATCTGCGCGAAAAGCACGGTATTGAGATCGACCCGGAAGTAGCGGAGCGGTTCAGGGAAAAGGGGGAAGAGATAGAAATGAGGGATGAGAGCTGA
- a CDS encoding murein transglycosylase domain-containing protein: protein MNRRSFLTLIPTALLFGCTHREVEKGIRSTHRALSGDVAGAVGAYIPTSGVPEVDQLVRRQVSTLISKIQRYWKDRKVPTETEYVKYTDDYQSRAVVNFETGRIRVETRRQDAPRDALRHAIVATLLTPEDPTTVDLLSDKEVKIGGQPFLFGLVVDHENQNIRWAWRAERYADHLLRTRYETSGSGRSRVHFVAFEMVREYQGRQQFKFQDSVIRNAGRFNQPPDLIYAIMEAESSFNPYAVSHVPAYGLMQIVPTTAGRDCHQLLYGRPGTPTREYLFVPENNIRMGTAYLHILDTRYLKMVQNPRSREYCAIAGYNTGSGNVLRAFHRDRNQAVARINAASPQEVYERLVRNLPYQETRNYLPKVVRLKSKYAALR, encoded by the coding sequence TTGAATCGGCGATCATTCCTCACCCTGATCCCGACGGCGCTCCTTTTCGGGTGTACGCATCGGGAAGTGGAAAAAGGCATCAGATCGACCCATCGCGCCCTTTCCGGGGATGTGGCCGGGGCCGTAGGGGCATACATTCCGACATCCGGCGTTCCGGAGGTCGATCAACTAGTCCGGCGTCAGGTTTCCACCCTGATCAGCAAAATTCAACGGTACTGGAAAGACCGGAAGGTTCCCACGGAAACCGAGTACGTCAAATACACCGACGACTATCAAAGCCGCGCCGTGGTGAACTTTGAAACCGGACGCATCCGCGTGGAAACCAGAAGACAGGATGCTCCCCGGGACGCGCTCCGGCATGCCATTGTCGCGACCCTGCTCACCCCGGAAGACCCGACCACCGTGGACCTGCTCAGCGACAAGGAGGTCAAAATCGGCGGACAACCCTTTCTCTTCGGCCTGGTCGTGGACCATGAAAACCAGAATATCCGCTGGGCCTGGCGAGCCGAGCGCTATGCGGACCACCTGCTCCGGACACGCTACGAAACAAGCGGGTCCGGGCGCTCGCGGGTCCATTTCGTTGCCTTCGAAATGGTCCGGGAATACCAGGGCCGACAGCAGTTCAAATTTCAGGATTCCGTGATCCGAAACGCCGGAAGATTCAACCAGCCCCCGGACCTGATCTACGCGATCATGGAGGCGGAAAGCAGCTTCAATCCCTACGCCGTAAGCCACGTTCCGGCCTACGGCCTGATGCAGATCGTCCCGACCACCGCGGGGCGGGACTGCCACCAGCTCCTCTACGGCCGTCCGGGCACCCCGACCAGAGAGTATCTGTTCGTTCCCGAAAACAACATCCGCATGGGAACGGCCTACCTGCACATCCTCGACACCCGATACCTCAAAATGGTCCAAAACCCGAGAAGCCGGGAATACTGCGCGATCGCGGGATACAATACCGGAAGCGGCAACGTGCTGCGAGCCTTCCACCGCGACCGCAATCAAGCCGTCGCCAGAATCAACGCAGCCTCACCGCAAGAAGTGTACGAACGCCTTGTCCGAAATCTGCCGTACCAAGAGACACGCAACTACCTGCCCAAGGTTGTCCGGCTCAAGTCAAAATACGCGGCACTGCGATAG